A region of the Armatimonadota bacterium genome:
TTTAATAGTTCCTGCTGTTGTTATTCTTGTTGTTCTTGCTTGGGGTGCTCGAGTTCAAATTGGATATTGGAAGGACAGCATTACTTTGTTTCAACGCGCGCTTGCAGTAACGAAAGGCAATTACCTAGCACATCAAAACCTAGGTGTGGCATTGTTCCACCAAGGCAAGCTTGACGCTGCCGCTAATGAATTCCGTGCCGCGCTGAAGTTAAAGCCATCTTATGCGCCTGCACACAATGGCCTTGGTGCCGTCCTTATGTGCCAAGGTAGGTATAACAAGGCAGTTAAGCACTTCAGTGCTGCTATTAGATTCGACCCTCGCCTCGAGGATGCAAGGAATAACATGGCTTTCATCATGGAGAAGTGGGGCAGAAATGACGAGGCAATTGCCCACTATGAGGCGGTTTTGCGGATAAATCCTGACAATGCTGATGCTCATAACAATCTAGGCTTGGTATTAGCGAAATTGGGACGTTTTGACGAAGCAGCAGCCCATTTCTCCAATGCGCTAAAACTTAAACCCAATGATGCGGAAATTCATTGCAATCTCGGCTCAGCCTTCGTTAAGCTTGGGCGGTTTGATGAAGCAGTTAGGCATCTCAGTGTTGCTGTAAAAATTAACCCGCAATTAATTGAGGCGCACTATAACTTGGGGAATGCCATGGTATCGCTGGGGGAGCTTGATAAGGCCGTCGAAGAATACAGAAATGTATTGCAAATAAAGCCAAACCATATCCCTGCAAGAAATAACATTGCGGCGGTTTTGTATCTTCAGGGAAAATATTCCGAGGCATGGAAAGAGATTCAGAAATGTCAAAGTTATGGTGGCACCCCAAATCTTGAATTAATCCGTTTGCTATCAAGTAAAGCACCTCGGCCTCGCTAGATTCGTTTAATGTGTTGGTAAGTCTGGAAAATGCCGCAAATTGGCATGGAATTTGCACATGACTAAATTGGAAGAGGAAGCCTCAAGCAAGGAGGTAGGGTATAGTGAAAGTTCTGGCTACTTTTTTGGCATTAATTATAATTATGTGCTTTGTAGAGACTGCCCAAGCTTTTAGCAACTGGGTAGCTGGTTTCTAAAGGTTGACCTTGCCTCGAATTGGGTCAGCGAGGCAATTTCTACATCGGAAGCGAGTAGAGTCACGTAGTGAAGCATTCTTATTGCATATCACTTTCTGAGTGCTAGTGACGCCGTATTAAGCCCCGATTATTATCGGGGCTTCTTCTTTTTATAAAGGTGAATCTCAATCATTGAGAGCGGTAGCCACCTGCTGTTTTACACAATATTAACCAAGGGTAACAGACTCCATAAGCATTATGAAATAAGCGCAGAACAGGAGGGAGTAGATAATGCCACTGCGTACGAACGGCGTCATTTGGCTGCGAATGCCCTCTTTTCTTTTAACCTTTTCCATAATCCTTGCCGTCTTGATTTCACTTTTGTTGCCAAAATATTTCGGATTGGCGGCAAGTTTGCCCTCTGACATTGCTCAGCAGAATTCAATCCTCCCGATTCTTGAGAAGTCATTTAGCGAAATTGCCCAACGCGTGGAACCAGGCGTGGTTAGCATAACTGCAGTACGCCCTCCGGATTTGAGGGGGAACCTTCGCGAGAATTCAGAATCACTTGACAAGTACTCCCAAGGTTTCTTACATCCTGAGTATTCTTCTAACACTACGAATAAGTTCTCAGGCAATTTTACTGTTCAATCTGAAACTGCAAACGGTTCTGGCACCATAATTCGACGAGATGGACGCAACTTCTATATCCTAACAAATTATCACGTTGTTGCGAATTCGTATGCCGTTTCTGTAAGGCTTGCTGATGATACTGATTTGAAGGGCATAGTTGTTGGTGTAGACCCAGCAACAGATTTGGCAGTCGTACGGGTATCTTCGCCAAGGTTGAGCGATGAGAATGTTTTACCGCTAGGTGATTCTGATAAGGTTAAGGTTGGTTCCTGGGTTCTGGCTGTCGGCAGTCCGTTTGGTTTCGAGCATACGCTTACTTTTGGCATAATAAGTGCTCTTCAGCGCCAACTTGAAGACGAGGATACTCAGTATCTCAATCTAATACAGACTGATGCGGCCATCAACAAAGGCAATAGTGGCGGGCCGCTTCTTGATATGGAAGGCAGAGTAATTGGCATAAATACCGCGATTGCATCCCCGACGGGCGGTTTTATTGGTTTGGGGTTTGCAATTCCAATCAACGATGCGAAGGAGATACTGGATGAGCTTATCACCAATGGTCGAGTTGTGCGGGGCTGGCTTGGTATTGGTATACAGCAGCTCACCCCGGTGCTTGCGGAGTATTACAATGTTAAAAGTGGAGTTCTTGTGGCTTATGTGGATGAGAAAGGTCCTGCTTCTTTTGCTGGCCTTAAGAGTGAGGATATTATTATCTCCTATGGTGGAGTTCCAATCAATAATGTAGCAGACCTCAAGCGTTTGGTGGCTCATACTGAACCTAGAAACCGGGTAACCCTTGCAATAGTGAGGGACGGGAAGGAAATAAATATATCAGTCCGAGTGAGGGAATCGCCGAAAACGCCAAAGGCACGTCCAACCGCACCTGAAACCTTTGAGAAGTTGACTCCTGGATTCCAGACTAGGGCGATGACTCCGGCGATGGCAAAACGAATTGGTTTGGACGTTGTTATGGGAGTGATTGTTACGCAGGTAGAGCCGGGGTCTGCGGCGCAGGCAGCAGGTCTTGAGGTTGGCGACGTAATATTAGCGCTCAATGGCAAGTCTGTTGGAGGATTCCGCCAGTTTGCCGAGATGTGGGCGGATATTCAAGTTGGGGATATAGTCGTTATGCGCGTTTTGCGTGATGGGTTGCCACGGATAATCGGATTCCGTTGGGAGTAACAATCAGAAGCTTAATTCAGCTTCTTTATATCAGCCGGTTGTCTGGCACGAATTACCGGGATTCTTATTTCAGTATACGCAGGAATTTCAATGGTGCTGATGCCGGTCACGCTTACAAAATCGTTCCTTTTAACGGAAGGCGTCCCGGCTGTGTAAACCTTCAGTCCTGTAAGGCCCGAACCATCATCTAGATTAGATCCATCGTCGATGTATATGAAATTTCGGCCGACGCTTGTAACTTTGCCCCACGTTTTTACCAATAGCCCTGTGTTCGGTAGTCCAATTCCGCCCGTTATGCCTCGATATCCCAGCTCCTGCCCTCCAACATCTTTATTTGAAATACCTAGTGGAGCTACTGTTATTCCATTACCTACTATTGTGACGCGTGGGTTGATAATAGCTAATTCGCCGTTTGGAAAATCCTCAGGCTTTGCTGTATAAAGCTCGCCAGCAACTTCCACAAGGTCGCCTATTGACGTTGGTGTGGTTACCGATTGACCATAATAGACCATTATTCCTGCCGATCGGTCGGGTTCCTCGATATAGAATCTGTCCCCAAACTGTGCCGTTCCTGCCGTTACGGGCTTTGCAGATAGTTTGACAAACTCACCAATTTCGGCGTTCCAAAGCTCTCCGATGGTTGAATAAGTTTCAAACGCCTCACTGAGCGCCCGATATGCGTTAATTCTTCCCCAACCTGTATACCTATCCCAGCCTGTTGTGCCGATATCGTCGCAGGTTTGCTCAATTTGGTCGCGCACTTGTTGGTTTGTCCAGTCCGGGTGCGCTGACCATATGAGCGCGGCTAAGCCAGAAACGAATGGCGTTGAGGCTGAAGTTCCACTCAGTATCTCGTAGCCATCGAACAACCATGACCAATACCACCACGGTACACTGCTAATTATGAAGCTCCCTGGCGCCATGACATCGAGTGAATCTCCATAGTTGCTTCCACCTTCGCCCCAGTCAGCAGCTGTGCAACGCATATCATATTCATTGGTTGCACCCACTGAGATTGTCGCTGGATAGTATGAGGGATAATGCGGGTCAGTTCGGTCATCAAGGCCGTCATTGCCACTTGCAGCGGTAAGTACACATCCGGCGGCCCACGCTTCATTCACTGCAGCTTCCAAAGCTGGCACGTGCAAATATGTGCCAATGCTCATATTGATAACTTTGGCGCCGTGCTCGACAGCCCAGATTATGCCTTCGGCTGCGTCTGCTTCTTCTCCATAACCGTCGGCGTTCAACACCTTAATTGGCATAAGAAGGGCATTCCAATTAACTCCGGCTATTCCCGTGTAGTCATCTCCCCACGCGGCGGCAATTCCTGATACAAAAGTACCATGCATATGGTCGTCTTCTGTATTTGACGAACCATCAATCGCATTGTAGCCAGCGACAATCTTACCTGCTAAGTCAGGGTGGCTGGAGTCTATGCCTGTGTCTATTATTGCAATTATTATGCTATCTGAGCCAGTGTTTATATCCCATGCCTCAGGGGCATGTATATCGCATCGCCCATAGCTGTTATAAAGACCCCATTGCAGGAAGAAAAGCTCGTCGTTTGGAAACAAATCGGCGTGTATTATATGGTTCGGGCTAGCGAAGTTTACATGAGGGTTACGTGAAAACTCGGCTTGCGCTTCTTCGATTGTTTTCCCTTTTGGCAGACGGAGGCGGTATACATTAATCCGCGGGATAACTTCTTTGACGGAAGCACCGTGTTCTTTAATTATCTTATCTGCTGGCGCACCTTTTCGAAATTGCACAAGTATTTCGCCAGGTACGTATTTCTCATGTCTTGGAAGCGAATGCTTCCATGGTAGTGCAAAGCAAAGGGTGGGCAGAATCAAGAAGTAAATGGCTAATATTGAAGCGTATCTAATGCTTTTCATTTATATCGCACTACTTTCCAAGCGATTTTCTAATTCGCTTGAATGTCGGTGTACGAGGGGTTGTTAGTGATTACTGGCTTTCATTTTTGAAGACTTTGCATTTCTACTCTATCACCGACAGCTCGAATTGTCAACTAACTGCTCACAAACTGGCAATTTTACTAGCTTGCTTGACACTTTTGCCCATGGTTGTTAGAATAATAGCGATCTCCTATCTCGGTTATATAAAATGCACTTGGTATAAAAGCGATAGCAGGCAATGCAATTTACCTGCTATCGCCCTGGAGAGAGGTGATCGTATAGCGTAGGGTATTAGACACGCAAGCAATTCGGACGCTATACTATTTTTTTGCTACCCCATTGCAATCATATTCCAAACCTATGGGCATAGCTAGCCTGCAGGGAATGCATTTATTGAAGCATTGGCATTGCATACTATACCAGGATGGTGACGGTTATGGACCTGGCAGCTATAGAATCAAGACTAATGTCAGGCGAGGAATTGAAGATCAAGTATAAATATCCTCGGCAATTGGGTCCTGGGGAAAAGGGTTCGGCTTATGGGGTACGCAGCGACAAATTGGTTGATGTTTCTACGGAACTACGGCGATTTTATGTGATTTTTCGCGGCCAGACGCCAATCTGGATTGAAGAGAATGAAGTAATAGAAATCACCCCTGATGATGGTGTATATCAGGAGTTCGAGGAATAGGGTCTAGCTACTACAAAGTGTTTTTTTTGTGATTTTACGGCAATTCAGCATACTCTTGTGCGGCAATTACAAAGGCTTTGAATAGACGTTTACATGGCTTATAGATGTATTCATCTGATGCTTTCTCTGGATGCCATTGGACCGCTATTATCCAGGGATGGTTCAATCCCTCAAGTCCTTCGATAAGTCCATCTGGTGCGAACGCAACGGGCACAAGCCTTGGCGATTTTTCCTTTGCGGACACTCCTTGATGATGGCGGCTGTTTACTTTCTTGATATCTGGCCCGAGAATTTCATATAAGCGACTATCCTCGCGAATTTGTATGTCGTGTGAGCTACTTGAACCCGATTTATGCTCTGGCTCATCTTCTTTAGTATATGATTTATGCCTTAGGCCAGTGCGAACATCTTTCACTAAACTGCCACCAAGTGCGACATTCAAAACCTGAAAGCCGCGGCATATCCCAAGAATAGGCATGCCCTTTAAGTAGGCCGCACGAATAAGCGGAAGTTCAAGCGCATCGCGCTCGGGGTCGCAGTCCATTTTATATTTTGCAATCAATTCCTCCGTTGAGAGTTTTTCATCCCCTGGCTCGGTCCGCGAATTATAATTATCGGGGTGAACGTCCCGACCGCCACTCAGGAGGAGACCGTCAATTTGGAGCAGAGATTCATGGAGCTCTTGGGGGTCGAGATATGGAGAGGGACAGAGAAATATCGGCGCTCCTCCCGCATCTCGAATAGCATCAGCGTAGGGTTGGTAATCCTTAAGCTGGTCGTCTGGCGGTGAATTTTTGGCTGTCCCAGTTGTAATTCCGATTACAGGTTTTTTCATGTCTTCCTTATTCTCCGGGTGATAGAATAGCAGGCAATATTTACGAATGTCAACGTCTTGAACCGTTTGCTTAATTTAATTAACGGTATACAAATGCTGCTACACAGGCGTTCGAAAAATCGGGTGATTTGCAAAAGCAGGATATAATGGGATTGGTTGGCGAAGAAAAATTTTGTTATGGAATTGATGACGCTAGAGACCGAACGCCTAGTTCTGAGGCTAATTAGAGAAAATGACGCGCCTGCTTTGCATCGGATTATGAACGATCCGGAGGTTACCCATAATCTGCTATTCCCCTATCCTTTGCCAAAGGAGCAGTTGGCGATTTGGATAAAAAGCAGTATCGAGGGCTTTAGCAGTCGTGAGAAATACCCAATGGTTATCGTGTTAAGGGAATCTAATGAGGTGATTGGCGTTTGCGCCTTCTACCGAGTCAACTGGGAACATATGAATGCCGAACTTGTCTATTGGCTTGGCAAGCAACACTGGGGCAAAGGTTATATGACGGAGGCCGTCCGCAGAATGCTTGTGTTCGGTTTTGAAGAGCTAGGATTTGAGCGAATTTATGCAGGATGTTTTACAAGAAATCTTGCCTCTCGTCGTGTTCTGGAGAAGGTGGGATTCTTATACGAAGGACTTGCTAGACATGAATTCAAAAAGGGCGACGAGTTTCTTGATGTTTTTCATTTTGGCTTGACGCGTAGCGAATTTTTCAAAGAAAAATATAAAACTCGTGTTTAGCTTACCAATCTAACTGGTTATAAATAAAACAGCTGGACCATCCACGGTGATTTATGTTCCGCTTGAAAGCGGAATGTGTATTTTGCCGTGGATGGTCCAGCTGTTTTATTATTTGGTTTCGCCGATTTGAGCCAATATAGTCTTCCAACGAGTTGGGTGCGTGTCATCTGTGTATAGAGGCTGGAATCCAAGTCGAAGATAGGTCTTTATCGCCGGGATTCGAAAGTCATCAGTCAACAGTTCTACTTCCTTAAAGCCGTGGTCCCGAAAGAAATGGAGCACAGCTAGCGACAATAAGTATCCCAAACCTTTCGACCGGTGCTCAGGCAGCACACAGACCATGTGAAGCGAACCTTTTTCCCACTCTGTTTCAGAAGGTCGCCATGCACATGCTGAGCCCACTGGCTTGCCGTTGTATGTAACGAAGAACAATCCTTCTGGCATAAATTGCGGGCACCCTGTGAGCTTTTCACGGCAGCTTTGTTCATTCCATTCGCCAATTCCTGTGTTCATTATTTCTGCCCATGCGGCTTCATCTCCAGGCTTGAATGTTCGTAATTCGTAACCCTTGGGGATTTCGATTGGCGGCAGATTGCTTAAATCCCGAATAATCATTTTTAACTGGCTGCGGCTCATTGGCTGCTTCCTAAATTTTAGTATCCCTTTATCATTTATGGCACAATTAAAAAATTCCTTTTATCCAGGAGAGTGAAACAGCACTAGAAACTTTAGTTTTTAGTGCTGTAAAGAATGATTAACGTTGCATGCTAACTATGCTGCCAATCTAGCCGCTATCGAATGGGATTTTGGACTTTGTTTACGTTTGACAATCTAAGGAGAATTCCCATAGAATATCGCAAGGAGGCGAGTGAGTAATGCGATATTCCGCGCCGCGGGGGACGCAGGACATTCTCCCGCGCGAAAGTTTTCGCTGGCAATACATCGAGGCTAAATTCCGAGAAGTCTGCAGCTTATATGGATATAATGAGCTACGCACTCCTACGTTCGAGGAAACGGAGCTTTTTACACGAAGCATAGGCGAGCATACAGACATTGTCAGTAAGGAGATGTATACCTTCCTTGACCGGGCTGGTCGAAGCATGACGCTAAGGCCGGAAGGCACGGCGCCAGTTGTGCGAGCGTATATTCAGCATAAACTTTTTGGCGAGATGCCGGTCTCGAAATTCTACTACATCGCCAGCATTTTTCGCTATGAGCGACCCCAAGCTGGAAGGTTTCGTGAGCACCACCAGGTTGGCGTGGAAGCCCTGGGCTCGCTTGACCCGGCAATTGATGCGGAGGTCATTGCATTGCTCATGCATTATTTGAGTTCGCTTGGCCTCCAAGATTTAGAGCTGAGAATTAACTCAATTGGTTGTCCGGGGTGCCGGCCTGAATACAGGGAGATTTTACAAAAGGCAGTTCAGCCTTTCCTTGTGGAATTGTGCGAAAGCTGTCAAATCAGATTCCATGCAAATCCCCTGAGGATGCTTGATTGCAAGGTGCCTCGTTGCCGAGAGCTAACCGTAAGCGTTCCAAATATCGTTGAGCATTTGTGCAAGGAATGCGATGAACACCTCAAAACCGTTCTGCACTACTTGGATATCCTTGGCATCAGCTATGTTTTGGATCCTAGATTAGTTCGAGGATTTGACTATTACACTAAAACTGCATTCGAAGTAGTGAGCACCTACCTTGGAGCGCAAAATGCTGTTGGAGGTGGCGGGCGATATGACGGTCTTGTTGCCGAAATGGGCGGCCCTCCAACTCCTGCTGTTGGTTTCGGCTCGGGAATCGAGCGAACACTTATGGTCATGGAAGCGCAAGGAATCGAAATACCAGTAGCCGATCATCCGGCGGTATTTGTGGCTACCGTTGGCGATGCCCCTCGTGAGGCGGGCATAAAACTCCTTGCAGACCTTCGGAAAGCTGGTATTTCGGCGGAGACTGATTACTCCGGCAAAAGTCTAAAGGCTCAAATGAAAGCCGCTGACCGTGCACACGTTTATTTGGTAATCATCATTGGTGAGGACGAATTGAATCGCGGCAAAGTGAAAATTCGGGATATGGAAACAAAAGAAGAAACTGATGTATTGCTAGGCGATGCAGTAGAGCAAACACGGAAGATGATTGAAAGCAAGCGAAAATCTGGTGGCAAATAGAAAAGATTATATAATTTTTGATTTAATTCAGGAGGAAAAATGGAGTGGCAGCGTACGCATAAATGTGGCGAGTTAACAGCCGCAAATATTGGCGAGGAAGTTCGCCTAAATGGCTGGGTACAAAGAAGGCGCGACCACGGTGGCATCATTTTCATTGATTTGCGAGACCGATGGGGCATTGTGCAGGTGGTTTTCGACCCCCAGACTGCCCCTCAGGCCCATGCCGAAGCAGAAACAGTGCGCAGTGAATATGTATTAAGCGTTCACGGCACAGTGAGGCGCCGCCCTGAGGGAACAGAGAACCCAAAGCTTTCAACAGGGGAAATCGAAGTAGCCGCAGACAACGTATTTATACTCAATCCAGCCAAGACGCCACCATTCCAGATTCTAGACGATGTTGAGGTTGATGAACTTGTCCGTCTGAAATACCGGTATCTCGACCTCAGGCGGCCTATAATGCAAAAAAAGCTAATACTTCGCCATAAAGTCGTTAAGCTAATTCGCGATTTCCTAAGCGAGCGCGATTTCATCGAAGTCGAGACACCAATTCTAATCAAAAGCACGCCAGAAGGGGCGCGCGACTATCTTGTGCCAAGCCGACTCTACCCAGGTCATTTCTATGCGCTACCCCAGTCCCCCCAACAGCTCAAGCAGCTTCTGATGGTGGCTGGCATAGAGCGCTATTTCCAAATCGCAAAATGCTTCCGTGATGAAGACCCACGGGCAGACCGACAGCCGGAGTTCACCCAGCTTGACTTAGAGATGTCCTTTGTTAAGCAAGAGGATATCCTCGAAGTCATCGAGGCACTCATGATTGAAATTGTTGAGAAGCTTAGCGATAAAAAAATCATTAAGCCATTTCCAAGGCTTTCATATGCGGAAACAATGGAGAAATACGGTTGCGACAAGCCGGACCTCCGCTTTGGGCTTGAGCTTGTCGACCTTTCCGACTTGTTGAAAGAAAGCCAATATCAGGTTTTTCGGGGTGCTCTTGACAAGGGTGGGCAGGTAAAGGCAGTTTTAGGCCCAGGGCTCGCACATTATAGTCGCAAGGAAATTGATGACCTAACCAATCTCGCAAAGGGATTTGGTGCAAAGGGCCTCCTTACAATCCAGGTAACTCCAGATGGCATTAAATCGCCTAGCGCAAAATATCTAAGCGAGAATGAAATGGCTGGCATCGTGAGCCGCGCTGGCGCAAAGACTGGCGATCTCATAATGATTGTTGCCGACCAGCAGCCGGCGGTTGTGGCTAAGGCGCTTGCTGGCCTAAGGCTTGAAATGGGAAAGCGTTTGGGTCTCCAGGATCCAAACTTGCTATATTTCGTGTGGGTGCTCGATTTTCCACTTTTGGAATGGAATGATGAGGAAAAGCGGTGGGATTCTTCGCACCATCCGTTTACCTCTCCAAATGAGGAGGACATTCCGCTGTTGGACACCGACCCAGGGAAGGTGCGCTCATATGCTTATGACCTTGTATGCAACGGTGCAGAGTTAGCCAGCGGAAGCGTGAGAATTCATCGGCGAGATGTTCAAGAGAAAGTATTTAATTTGTTGAATATATCGCACGAAGAGCAAATTGCGCGGTTTGGGCATATGCTTGAGGCATTTGAGTATGGTGCGCCTCCTCATGCGGGAATAGCCCCTGGGATTGACCGCCTAGTTATGCTATTGCTCGATGAGGAAAATATTCGCGAAGTGATTGCTTTCCCGAAAACGGCGACGGCATACGACCCAATGACCGGCGCGCCATCTCCTGTAACCGAAGAGCAGCTTAAGGAACTCCATATTAAGCTACGAGAAGGTGCCGTTAGCAAAATTAGAATGACATAAGATATCTTTTTGTTCTGCAAGAGTCCTGTTTCTTTTTGCGCATGTGAGGGGTATGAACTCATGTTGAGTGAAAGCACCAAATGAGCGCAGAGAGTAAACAGCGAGTTGTAAAGTTTGCAGGATTGGATATTGAACGGGGCGATCTGACTCGGGCTAAGCATCGCCTACGTTCTTTACTTCATGATTCTCCTTGTGATTCCGACGCACTTCGACTTTTGGGAAGCATCTACTTCCGGCAGCGGGATTATAGGAATGCCGTTGCTTACTGGTCAAGGTGTGGCTATTGGGGCTATGATGCGTTATTAGCAGCCAACAAGGTTTTTAGGATTATTGTGCGCGCGTTGGAGCATGAGAAGATTGAGGTGGCCCGCCATCATTTGGTTGCTTTTGCAGGAAGTTCGCCGCCTGGTGAGGTTGGTGAAAGGCTGACACTTCTTCGCGACGCTTACTTCAAACTTGGACGCAAGCGTTCTAAGCTCCTAGGGATGGCTTATGTGCCATTTTCAGGCATATTATTTTTGGGGATGCTTTCTTTAGTGGGCCTTGTGCTTGGTGCTGGATGGTCTTGGTTTCGCTTGATGATTTGCCTCTCGCTAGTAGCTACCATCATAACACTAGTAATTTGCTGTACTAAATACCTTCGAGCCTCAGCCGAATACCGCTGGTCGCTTATTCAATGTAAGCATTTGAAAACCGCGTGTGGCAATTCCTGACCTTTACGAGTGTTGATGTTGAATATTAGATTTTGATAGGATAAGGTAATCTTGTCTTGTCTTCCAACAAATGCATGACATTTTCGACGCTGAGCTAATTAGGAGTACTTTCCGTTTGGCGGCACCGCTGATTTTGGCGGCGCTTGGAGGCGTTATTTCGGAGCGTTCCGGAGTTGTAAACATTGCCCTCGAAGGAATGATGCTCGCGGGCGCTTTCTTCGGAATGCTAGGCTCATACATAACCGGCAATCCTTGGGTCGGAGTAATGATTGGAATGCTTGCCGGTGGTCTTCTTGGATTAGTTCATGCCGTTCTTACCCAACGGATGAGACTGAACCATATTGTTAGCGGGGTAGCGCTGAATATCCTTGCGCTGGGAATGACTACTTATCTGCTAAGGCGGATCTTCCAACATGCCGGTAGCTCGCCGCCAGTTAATGGGCTTCCTCAGTTTGGTGGCCAAAACCCGCTGTTTTACTTTTCCATAGTCCTTGTTGTTGGGGTGGGTTTTCTGCTATTTCGCACCCCAGCGGGCTTATGGATTAGGGCTTCGGGCGAGAATCCCGAAGCAGCTGCAGCTGTTGGAATACGCGTATGCGTT
Encoded here:
- a CDS encoding GNAT family N-acetyltransferase, translated to MAKKNFVMELMTLETERLVLRLIRENDAPALHRIMNDPEVTHNLLFPYPLPKEQLAIWIKSSIEGFSSREKYPMVIVLRESNEVIGVCAFYRVNWEHMNAELVYWLGKQHWGKGYMTEAVRRMLVFGFEELGFERIYAGCFTRNLASRRVLEKVGFLYEGLARHEFKKGDEFLDVFHFGLTRSEFFKEKYKTRV
- a CDS encoding S8 family peptidase → MKSIRYASILAIYFLILPTLCFALPWKHSLPRHEKYVPGEILVQFRKGAPADKIIKEHGASVKEVIPRINVYRLRLPKGKTIEEAQAEFSRNPHVNFASPNHIIHADLFPNDELFFLQWGLYNSYGRCDIHAPEAWDINTGSDSIIIAIIDTGIDSSHPDLAGKIVAGYNAIDGSSNTEDDHMHGTFVSGIAAAWGDDYTGIAGVNWNALLMPIKVLNADGYGEEADAAEGIIWAVEHGAKVINMSIGTYLHVPALEAAVNEAWAAGCVLTAASGNDGLDDRTDPHYPSYYPATISVGATNEYDMRCTAADWGEGGSNYGDSLDVMAPGSFIISSVPWWYWSWLFDGYEILSGTSASTPFVSGLAALIWSAHPDWTNQQVRDQIEQTCDDIGTTGWDRYTGWGRINAYRALSEAFETYSTIGELWNAEIGEFVKLSAKPVTAGTAQFGDRFYIEEPDRSAGIMVYYGQSVTTPTSIGDLVEVAGELYTAKPEDFPNGELAIINPRVTIVGNGITVAPLGISNKDVGGQELGYRGITGGIGLPNTGLLVKTWGKVTSVGRNFIYIDDGSNLDDGSGLTGLKVYTAGTPSVKRNDFVSVTGISTIEIPAYTEIRIPVIRARQPADIKKLN
- a CDS encoding GNAT family N-acetyltransferase, producing the protein MSRSQLKMIIRDLSNLPPIEIPKGYELRTFKPGDEAAWAEIMNTGIGEWNEQSCREKLTGCPQFMPEGLFFVTYNGKPVGSACAWRPSETEWEKGSLHMVCVLPEHRSKGLGYLLSLAVLHFFRDHGFKEVELLTDDFRIPAIKTYLRLGFQPLYTDDTHPTRWKTILAQIGETK
- a CDS encoding trypsin-like peptidase domain-containing protein — protein: MPLRTNGVIWLRMPSFLLTFSIILAVLISLLLPKYFGLAASLPSDIAQQNSILPILEKSFSEIAQRVEPGVVSITAVRPPDLRGNLRENSESLDKYSQGFLHPEYSSNTTNKFSGNFTVQSETANGSGTIIRRDGRNFYILTNYHVVANSYAVSVRLADDTDLKGIVVGVDPATDLAVVRVSSPRLSDENVLPLGDSDKVKVGSWVLAVGSPFGFEHTLTFGIISALQRQLEDEDTQYLNLIQTDAAINKGNSGGPLLDMEGRVIGINTAIASPTGGFIGLGFAIPINDAKEILDELITNGRVVRGWLGIGIQQLTPVLAEYYNVKSGVLVAYVDEKGPASFAGLKSEDIIISYGGVPINNVADLKRLVAHTEPRNRVTLAIVRDGKEINISVRVRESPKTPKARPTAPETFEKLTPGFQTRAMTPAMAKRIGLDVVMGVIVTQVEPGSAAQAAGLEVGDVILALNGKSVGGFRQFAEMWADIQVGDIVVMRVLRDGLPRIIGFRWE
- the hisS gene encoding histidine--tRNA ligase; the encoded protein is MRYSAPRGTQDILPRESFRWQYIEAKFREVCSLYGYNELRTPTFEETELFTRSIGEHTDIVSKEMYTFLDRAGRSMTLRPEGTAPVVRAYIQHKLFGEMPVSKFYYIASIFRYERPQAGRFREHHQVGVEALGSLDPAIDAEVIALLMHYLSSLGLQDLELRINSIGCPGCRPEYREILQKAVQPFLVELCESCQIRFHANPLRMLDCKVPRCRELTVSVPNIVEHLCKECDEHLKTVLHYLDILGISYVLDPRLVRGFDYYTKTAFEVVSTYLGAQNAVGGGGRYDGLVAEMGGPPTPAVGFGSGIERTLMVMEAQGIEIPVADHPAVFVATVGDAPREAGIKLLADLRKAGISAETDYSGKSLKAQMKAADRAHVYLVIIIGEDELNRGKVKIRDMETKEETDVLLGDAVEQTRKMIESKRKSGGK
- a CDS encoding gamma-glutamyl-gamma-aminobutyrate hydrolase family protein — protein: MKKPVIGITTGTAKNSPPDDQLKDYQPYADAIRDAGGAPIFLCPSPYLDPQELHESLLQIDGLLLSGGRDVHPDNYNSRTEPGDEKLSTEELIAKYKMDCDPERDALELPLIRAAYLKGMPILGICRGFQVLNVALGGSLVKDVRTGLRHKSYTKEDEPEHKSGSSSSHDIQIREDSRLYEILGPDIKKVNSRHHQGVSAKEKSPRLVPVAFAPDGLIEGLEGLNHPWIIAVQWHPEKASDEYIYKPCKRLFKAFVIAAQEYAELP
- a CDS encoding tetratricopeptide repeat protein, which translates into the protein LLFLLLFKITGFLWRSAFVAALFAVHPLHVESVAWIAERKDVLSTLFGILTTWAYVQYVKSPRIATYVFVVIFFALGLMSKPMLVTLPFLFLLLDYWPIGRFAFDGRSFRVAPSGKLKKILAEKLPLFGLSLLSCAITYFAQSAGGAVASFERMTLGVRAANALVAYTCYMLKMLYPVKLAVLYPHPGSTLPIWNWLGSALLLVAFTLLVVRGSRNKPYLAVGWLWYIGTMVPVIGLVQIGIQAMADRYTYVPLIGLFIIIAWGTPDLIQSLLKARSSKEKASIYSPSLFLIVPAVVILVVLAWGARVQIGYWKDSITLFQRALAVTKGNYLAHQNLGVALFHQGKLDAAANEFRAALKLKPSYAPAHNGLGAVLMCQGRYNKAVKHFSAAIRFDPRLEDARNNMAFIMEKWGRNDEAIAHYEAVLRINPDNADAHNNLGLVLAKLGRFDEAAAHFSNALKLKPNDAEIHCNLGSAFVKLGRFDEAVRHLSVAVKINPQLIEAHYNLGNAMVSLGELDKAVEEYRNVLQIKPNHIPARNNIAAVLYLQGKYSEAWKEIQKCQSYGGTPNLELIRLLSSKAPRPR